The genomic window GCAACCTGGTGCTCCTGGAAGGCCGCGCCGACCTGACTGCGCTGACCGATCCCGACGCAGACGTCGAGCTGACGGTCGCCTTTCCCGGGCCGGTGACCTCGACCAACGGCGACCGCGTCGAGTCCGACGCGGTGTCGTGGAAGCTCAAGCCGGGCGTGGTGAGCACGATGACCGCCCAGGCCCGCTACACCGACCCGAGCACCCGCTCTTTCACCGGGGCGGGCGTGTGGCTGGGCCTCACGTCCTTCGCGGCCGCCGGTGTGGTGGCGGTGCTGGCGTGGGTCAGCCGCGATCGCTCCGAGCGGGTGACAGCACCGCGCGACCAGCCGCCAAGCTAGACGCGCTGAGCCGGCGACCAGTAGGAGATCATCTCCGCGAACGTCTGGAACGCCGGGCCGGACAGCCCGTAGGTCGCCTCGAGGTGGATGCTCAGCGGGAA from Mycobacterium shigaense includes these protein-coding regions:
- a CDS encoding LppM family (lipo)protein, which produces MLLFLVPLATGCLRARASFTISADDLVSGEIIAAAKPKTPKDTGPQLDNNNLPFSQKVAVSNYDSDGYVGSQAVFSDLTFAELPQLANMNSNSTGLNLSLRRNGNLVLLEGRADLTALTDPDADVELTVAFPGPVTSTNGDRVESDAVSWKLKPGVVSTMTAQARYTDPSTRSFTGAGVWLGLTSFAAAGVVAVLAWVSRDRSERVTAPRDQPPS